The Watersipora subatra chromosome 1, tzWatSuba1.1, whole genome shotgun sequence genome has a window encoding:
- the LOC137385348 gene encoding uncharacterized protein, protein MAGDFETGNYKDVMCLRYCFMHIVKQKLHEIMMEWNQHTRRSTGDHLGGIPTVFYGHPELQGRVNHKTMVERQDIDDVITLCMPPKQRGIDGVEREDLDNLVQDLNGQFTIPCSIEAAKDLYIQLRLLL, encoded by the exons ATGGCTGGGGACTTTGAGACTGGCAATTATAAAGATGT AATGTGTCTCAGATATTGCTTTATGCATATTGTCAAacaaaaacttcatgaaatcaTGATGGAGTGGAATCAACATACAAGAAGATCAACTGGCGATCATTTAGGTGGCATTCCTACTGTCTTCTACGGGCATCCTGAACTGCAAG GTCGCGTAAATCATAAAACCATGGTTGAACGGCAGGATATAGATGATGTTATTACTTTATGCATGCCACCAAAACAACGTGGTATTGACGGAGTTGAGAGGGAAGATTTAGACAACTTAGTGCAAGACCTAAATGGCCAATTCACTATTCCTTGCTCCATTGAGGCAGCCAAAGACTTGTATATACAGCTGCGACTGCTCCTCTAA
- the LOC137387093 gene encoding general transcription factor II-I repeat domain-containing protein 2A-like, with translation MSSTTTGQDICDQVVKLMDKFELDPSRLAGLTTDGAPSMAGKINGFTKKFLDAIGLPEVVVNHCIIHQKNLCTKILGFTDVMKSVVKCVNYIRARGLIHHQFKAFLEELDSDYPDVVYFSAVRWLSRASTLKRFWNLRKEIMTFMVNKQPDVACLTDDDSLNDLAFLTDITQHFSDLNVKLQGKFQLVNKIFEHICSFEKKLLLFRESTE, from the coding sequence ATGTCTTCAACAACCACTGGACAAGACATTTGCGACCAAGTAGTGAAGCTGATGGATAAGTTTGAACTGGACCCTTCTAGGCTCGCTGGCCTAACAACTGATGGGGCACCTTCGATGGCAGGGAAAATTAATGGATTCACCAAGAAATTCTTAGATGCCATAGGTTTGCCAGAGGTTGTGGTGAATCACTGTAttatacatcagaaaaatttatGCACAAAAATTCTTGGTTTTACTGATGTGATGAAAAGTGTGGTTAAATGTGTGAACTACATTCGTGCTCGAGGACTCATCCATCACCAATTCAAGGCATTTTTAGAAGAACTCGATTCAGATTACCCAGATGTTGTATATTTCTCTGCAGTGCGTTGGTTGAGCCGAGCTAGTACACTAAAAAGATTTTGGAATCTGAGAAAGGAGATTATGACTTTCATGGTTAATAAGCAGCCGGATGTTGCTTGTTTAACTGATGATGACTCGTTAAATGACCTTGCCTTTCTAACTGACATCACACAACATTTTTCAGATTTAAATGTTAAACTACAAGGCAAATTTCAGTTGGTAAACAAGATTTTTGAACACATATGTTCCTTTGAAAAGAAGCTTCTACTGTTTCGGGAATCAACTGAGTAA